Proteins encoded together in one Miscanthus floridulus cultivar M001 chromosome 16, ASM1932011v1, whole genome shotgun sequence window:
- the LOC136513873 gene encoding uncharacterized protein At2g34160-like: MAAAVQAGGDSQQQQQQSVGGNRIQVSSSKKPLFFYVNLAKRYMQQHGDVELSALGLAISTVVTIAEILKNNGLAVEKKIRTSTVEIIDETKARPIQKAKIEIVLGKTDMFDELMAANAGDANAVDDEEQT, from the exons atggcggcggcggtgcaggCCGGCGGAGActcgcaacagcagcagcagcagtccgTCGGCGGGAACCGGATTCAGGTGTCCAGCTCCAAGAAGCCGCTATTCTTCTACGTCAATCTCGCCAAG AGATACATGCAGCAGCACGGCGACGTCGAGCTCTCCGCGCTCGGGCTGG CCATATCAACGGTTGTCACCATTGCAGAGATCCTGAAGAACAATGGTCTTGCTGTCGAGAAGA AGATTAGAACATCCACAGTAGAAATCATTGACGAAACGAAAGCCCGACCAATCCAAAAGGCTAAG ATTGAGATAGTACTGGGAAAGACTGATATGTTCGATGAGTTGATGGCGGCCAATGCTGGAGATGCAAACGCAGTTGATGACGAGGAACAGACCTAG